The Elgaria multicarinata webbii isolate HBS135686 ecotype San Diego chromosome 11, rElgMul1.1.pri, whole genome shotgun sequence genome segment TTGAGTGTAAAAACTTTCAATAAGAACTAATTCCATCTAACAAAGTCTGGATCCCACCTCATATTTTGTAGATGTAAGAAagctagagaaagaaagaaagaaagaaagaaagggaaatatTTACCTCTATTCCTAATTGTTTATCTGTGTTCTTGCTGGACTTAGTTTGCTTGTTCTGGTGTGCTagtattcttttcttctttggtGTCTGGCAGCTGGAAAATGTCAGAGCATATTGTCTTTTGTTGAGCTGATAGCTGGTGCTAATTGATTTGATACTGTTACCTTCTGAGCAAACCCAGTGACCAGCTTATAAATTTTGCTTTTAATAAAGCAATGATGCGACTGGGAACATTCTACTGCTGAAGCAAGATTTTGGCACAATTTCAACATTTGACACACTTTTTGAATTCCCAAGTTATTTTAGACATCTGGCAAAATCCATGTACATGTGAGTGTTTTAAATGTCATTTGTTTCTTTAGGGGGCATTTACAGTGTAATTGTATGCATGAAGTATGCCTGGCTGGGTTCAATAGGCatctacaggattgcagccttagacaaaGCTTATTTTCCATGGAAGTCAAATTAACCATGCAGCAGAAGCCTTCGTATGTTTACCCATAATTATGTACTCCCATCCACTACACCTCACCTCTGGCTTATCTAGCCATGGGGGATGTGCATTAAGGGGCAGAAAGAGAGACATGGCTTGTCGCCATTGGTAGGTGATAAGGTGGAATCATCAGCTGAGAGTGAGTGTTACAAGGCATTACTAGCTTTTGGGGCCCCATTTGGTTCATGGCTGTAGAGGTGATAGGacacacatttcattagggtgaccatatgaaaaggaggacggggctcctgtatctttaacagtaatgtagaaaagggaatttcagcaggtgtcaattgaagagggtgaaattccctcttcatcacaacagttaaagctgcagaagccctgccctcttttgtatctggctactctactatagctagtgcagctttaactgttgtgatgaagagggaatttcacccacttcaattgacacctgctgaaattcccttttctacattactgttaaagatacaggagccctgtcctcctttttatatggtcacacTACATTTCATGGTTGTAGAGGTGACAGGACACACATTTGATAGGACTCTACAGCCATTTGGTTCATGGCTGTAGAGGTGACAGGATGCACATTTGCAGTCGATTCTGGAGccacatgtggtggtggtggcatcagGGTGTTGAGGCCTTCTCTGCCTGAGAGCCTCCTGCTCTCAGGCAGAGCAGCCCCTCTGAGGAAGTGTTTCTAGGGAGGTGTGCAGTTGAGCAGCAGCAGATCTTCTCCAGCACCTTTGCCCTCCTTATGCTGTGAGGCAGTGATGATGACCTCACAGATCTTGAGGCCTTCAAAGTGTGGCAGTGGCAGCTGTGGGTCTAGCAGGCCCCACTCTGTTTCATAAAGGTTTGGTGCATTGTCCCCCACAGGTTTTGCTGTTGCACCTAGGTTTGTTCAAAGACAAAGCACTCGTCTTGCAGGCTTTGGCTGATTTGGAAATCATGTGGCATTGTTGGCCAAGAATTGTGATCTTGTGGTCCTGCCTgattcccaggatcctctgtaGGGATGTCTGGAACTCATAGGCCCTGGACAAGGCCCTCAAGAAGGTGAACAGGGAAGTTACCCTGGGCAGATGTATACATGGAGATAGGATCACTGTACATCCTGAAATCTCCCAGACTAAGAGTGAGCTTTACAGGCAGGATGGAGTACACTTGTCTGACTTAGGCAATGGCTTTTTTCTTGCTGATCTGCAAAGAGATTCTGCCAGGATCTGGATCATCGGGAAATGGCTATGGGGCCATGAAGGCTTATATTCCCTAATAAAGCAATGAGATTTTATTTGTCTTGCTTTGGTTGACAGCTGTATTCCTTTTGGCAGATCATTGAAGGAGATTGGAGTATGTAGGTCACCATCCAGGGTACAGCACGGTTCATGGGGCCGGCTGTGGAGGGACTGGAGCAGCTGTTGGGGCACAGTTGGCTCAGCCATCTGGCCTCCAGCCAATGGCTTGGTAGAGTGGCACTCTCACATgccagatccagggaggggtgaattacccaatttaaataaagaggccctagttatctcAAGTTCAGGCATCTGTGTCATTATTCCCTCACTTCTTCCTTGGTATGCAAATATATGTACAGgctgaatatattattattattattattagtagtagtagtagtagtagtagtagtaataattttaatgcatttatataccaccccatagccatagctctctgggaggttcacatcaGATTAAACATTtacaaacaatatacaaaaattagaaaccacaaagacatgcaaaattcacatatttaaaaccactatatcaactttagaaatgatgagccaaaaaacagacccggGGTCATTAcatgttgctaaatgcctgggagaagagaaaagtcttgacctggtgccaaaaaagatgacaatgttggtgccaggcaggccatgtcagagatcatagaatagaagagttggaagtggcctacaaggccatcgggtccaacccctgCTCTTTGCAGGAATCTAACTCaaaggatacctgacagatggttgtccagcttcctcttgaatatctctagggtgggagagcccacaacttccctgggtaattggttccattgttgggagattgttccacagttgggaggccaccatggagaaggccctctcattgccaccctctgagcttccctcagagtaggcacccagaggaggatcttagatttgaatgtagtgttcgggtaggttcatgtcgggaaaggcattcTGGTCTCAAGatgtttaaggctttataggttaaaaccagcaccatgaattgggctcagaaacatataggcagccaatgcaagtgggccagagtgggtttTAAATGCTCAAAGATGAGGATTTAGAAAATTAACACTCCAATTGACTCCTTTCCACCCCATCAGATTTCTAGGAGAATCCATTGTGCGAGATGGGTTTTTGAAAAGTACAGTCACATCTTTGCCTCCTTTTTGTCTCTGTTCCAGCACAGATGAACTTCTTGCTAAACTCAGAGATGTCATCTGCCCCCTTTCTTTGTACAGGGAAGGAAAAATGAACCATTACTACCCATCACCTATAGTTTATTGAGTCATCCCAGCTTCCACTGAAACACACTGCCAGAATGTCACCAGCTTAATGACTTTCAATTCATAGGCACTGAGCTCTAATGGGTCATTTAAAGAACAACCTCCAACTCATAGCATGAAAAAAACTAAGCAGTTCTATCATTTATTGTTGCCAGGAAtcccccccaaataataataataatttcattttcacAATAGAATTGTCAcagaaggtttgtttgtttgtgacacTCACAGACCTCACTTGCCCCCATCCCTTTCCTTGTGCAGGGGAGGAAAAATGAGCTATCTGTGCTGATCACCTATTATTCCTGGTTATGGTTATTTGGGGGGTGAACAACTTTCACACAACCCTTGATTAGTAGTAGATTTAGTAGTAGTCtggccatgttgtgtgaaccactgcCTCAAGACATTCATTGTGGTAGCTTTACTTACAGCAATCTTAAGAGTACAGGGTTACACATTTGGAAGGGATCCTCAATCACTTTCAAATCATGTATATTGAGCTCTAATGGATCTCTGAAGGACAACTCATCTCCAACTCATAACAAGAATCATCTTTTACTGCACATTAACCAGTTCTATAATTTATTGCTTTCAAGAAGTCCCCCAAACACAACAcaaacttaatttctttttcacaatgGAATTGATGCAGGATATTTTTTGAAGAGCAACTTCAAGTTCCTGGGAGCAGTCTGCCACTTCCAATCAGTCTCCTGAGTGcttctttaaaatctttatttCTCAAGGAATATATGACTGGATTAACAACTGGGGTTACCACGGAATAAAGGAGAGAAACAAGCTTGTCTTCGTCTGGAGAGTAGACTGAAGATGGCCTTATATATGTGTAGATAATTGCAGAAAAGTAAAAAGTGACTACAATGAGATGTGAGGAACATGTGGAGAAAGCTTTCTTCTTCCCTTCAGTGGAACGGATTCTGAAAATGGCTCTCAGGATGAACAAATATGATGTTAGAGTCAATCCACAGCTACAAATCCCAAATATCACATCTGCCGCAAATGTCATAGATTCATTGAGACTGGTATCTGAGCAGGCGACGTCTAATAGTGGGGGTATATCGCAGTAGAAATGATTGATGATGTTAGTACTGCAGAAGGAAAGTTGTGACATCAGTCCAGAATGAACTGCAGCATTGATAATTCCAGAAATCCACACCCCACTTGCTATGCGAAGACACACTTCCTTCCTCATGATGATTGTATACTGCAGAGGGTGGCAGATGGCTGCATAACGGTCAAAAGCCATGAATGAGAGAAGCAAAAGTTCTGACCCCAAAGCCCAGATGACAAGAAACAACTGTATGATGCAGCCATTAAATGAGATGGTCTTTCTGTTTGTTAAAAGAGAGTGGAGCAGTCTGGGAATTGTAACTGAGATAAAAAACACATTCACTAAGGACAAATTAAGGAGCAGGAAGTACATGGGAGTGTGGAGTTTCCTGCACATGCATATGGTAAAGATGAGGAGGACATTTGCTGCCATCGCTGTAGCATAGATGAGTGCAAAAATCCAAAACAGAAGTGTCTGTAGTTCGGGGGAATTGGTCAGACCAACCAGTATAAACTCTGTTGTGGGAGTTTGGTTCTTCATTACAATATGTCCAATTCTGTTGACGTAGACAGAGACATTGTGCTAATAAAGAACAGTGGACCTTAAAGACTAAAATTTTatcctggcataagcttttgagaaCACTGTTCAAttcatcaggtgcatgaagtCTTAAAGACACCTGGTCACACAGACATTGCCTGACTGTGAGGGACTTTGTTACTACACTGCTGTACATGCTGAAGTATTGTAATATATTgcaatgttttaaaacatttttaatgttttaattgtttcttaTTTAATTTGTACTATTAAGTTGttaagttttattttaatgtgaaccagTTAGGGATTTGAATCAATTAAGGCAGCAATTCTATGGCCCTTAGATAAGCATCTGAGGGTGGATAAGATAGTTCAGATTTCCcactggcatggaaagaaccatgcatAATGGCTAGCCTGAAATCTACCTCAGAGGTGGAGGAGAGAGGGTATTCTGGTGGGtagggagaggagaagattggaaATGAACTAtcttgaggcctctccagcctcctccccgccccctgcaaAACACTTTCACTAGATTGACagaaaaagcccatctaactGCAAAGGGGACATAATGATATACATGTGTTTACCATCACAATTAAATTTGCAGCAAATACTACAATTTATAATACAAATTGCAATGCATTTTCTCAATGTACAAACAAGAAAAAcgctggccccattcagacaacacactaaaccatgctgcttaaccacaaaatggttaacggaatgcattgaccttaatgcattgaCTGTGTCATCAGGAAACGGGCAAAGAATTTCCGTTCTCCCATAGTtctccccttattccattttaaaatacatcacagataagctggaataaaaccCATGAAATTGGTGCCAAGGAAAGCTGACATTAAGCTGTGAACCTGCTGTGGAAGAACTTTAATCAAAAATGGTAAAATGCCATCTTGAacaactcagaagtaaggccttgTTTTCttgggggctgtgaggaaacagacaagATGCAGAGACccgctcctttgcacacatgccagggagggaagaaggagctCCCTCGATTCAACTGTGtttgccatttaaaggagccctgagAAATAGCAGCAGGACCTTCAG includes the following:
- the LOC134405354 gene encoding olfactory receptor 13G1-like; translated protein: MKNQTPTTEFILVGLTNSPELQTLLFWIFALIYATAMAANVLLIFTICMCRKLHTPMYFLLLNLSLVNVFFISVTIPRLLHSLLTNRKTISFNGCIIQLFLVIWALGSELLLLSFMAFDRYAAICHPLQYTIIMRKEVCLRIASGVWISGIINAAVHSGLMSQLSFCSTNIINHFYCDIPPLLDVACSDTSLNESMTFAADVIFGICSCGLTLTSYLFILRAIFRIRSTEGKKKAFSTCSSHLIVVTFYFSAIIYTYIRPSSVYSPDEDKLVSLLYSVVTPVVNPVIYSLRNKDFKEALRRLIGSGRLLPGT